In one Candidatus Methylomirabilota bacterium genomic region, the following are encoded:
- a CDS encoding ATP-binding cassette domain-containing protein: protein ERHSQIAGTLSGGEQQMVAIGRALMTHPKLILLDEPSLGLSPKFVSLIFDTLAEMKRAGYTLMVVEQNAAKALAVADRAYVLELGRNRFEGTGAALLADPDVKRLYLGG, encoded by the coding sequence GAGAGCGGCACAGCCAAATCGCGGGGACGCTCTCGGGCGGCGAGCAGCAGATGGTCGCCATCGGCCGGGCGCTCATGACCCATCCCAAGCTCATCCTGCTGGACGAGCCGTCGCTGGGGCTGTCGCCCAAGTTCGTCTCGCTGATCTTCGACACGCTCGCCGAGATGAAGCGCGCCGGCTACACGCTGATGGTGGTAGAGCAGAACGCGGCCAAGGCCCTGGCCGTCGCGGACCGGGCGTATGTCCTCGAACTGGGGCGCAACCGCTTCGAGGGCACGGGGGCGGCCCTGTTGGCCGACCCGGACGTCAAACGGCTTTACCTTGGCGGCTGA